The Parasteatoda tepidariorum isolate YZ-2023 unplaced genomic scaffold, CAS_Ptep_4.0 HiC_scaffold_714, whole genome shotgun sequence genome has a segment encoding these proteins:
- the LOC122271845 gene encoding alpha-1,3-mannosyl-glycoprotein 4-beta-N-acetylglucosaminyltransferase C-like isoform X2, with protein MRVPNVKDETVSEPADVYTRKSKYITIGIPSVARKKENYLHKTLKSLLENMDKDERKDVTIVVLYADSDTKIRHKRLKETMLLFNEYVRSGLLLLIQTYPEIYPPMKITRRTYNDTIERIAWRSKQVLDFAYLLKYSKSFSEYFLILEDDIESSPHFVSAIQRFIRTRENSEWVSLTFSSFYIIGRLFKSEDLRKLSEFLVLFHLEKPVDLLILQFLDIMVPEKKIVTRRIPGLFQHMGLYSSLDGKIQKAKDRSFSNNIRVYHFPNPPADVVTTIGVYKKHYPEYCYDESDKFFWGSAPKRNDTFDVILRKPAKVRRIFVSSGLPSHKEDIIRYAELKVATVFKKMLTDRKAVCSEFNTVALFEMGKADATVNTTLPKENIQCIRIEFIKKQSNWLLINEISVDIEPTENY; from the coding sequence cGTGTGCCAAATGTAAAAGATGAAACAGTTTCCGAACCAGCTGATGTTTACACCAGGAAAAGTAAATATATCACAATAGGCATACCTTCTGTGGCgcggaaaaaagaaaactacctCCACAAAACATTGAAATCTCTGCTAGAGAACATGGACAAAGATGAAAGAAAAGATGTCACAATAGTTGTTCTTTATGCTGACAGTGACACCAAAATCCGACACAAAAGACTGAAAGAAACAATGCTTCTATTCAATGAATATGTCCGATCAGGTTTGCTGCTTCTTATACAAACCTATCCCGAGATATATCCGCCGATGAAGATAACTCGCCGGACTTACAACGATACGATAGAAAGAATCGCTTGGCGATCCAAGCAAGTGTTAGATTTTGCTTACTTGCTGAAATATTCCAAATCgttttctgaatattttctaattttagaagACGACATAGAGTCGTCGCCTCATTTCGTAAGCGCCATCCAACGATTCATTCGAACGAGGGAAAATTCGGAATGGGTGTCTCTGACGTTTTCGAGTTTCTACATCATAGGTAGATTGTTCAAGTCGGAGGATTTGAGGAAACTGTCAGAATTCCTGGTGCTCTTTCACCTAGAAAAACCAGTAGATCTTCTGATCCTCCAATTCCTTGATATCATGGTACCCGAGAAAAAGATCGTCACCAGGAGAATACCAGGGCTATTCCAGCACATGGGACTTTACTCTTCACTCGATGGCAAAATCCAAAAAGCAAAAGACAGAAGCTTTTCGAACAACATACGAGTGTACCACTTTCCCAATCCACCGGCAGATGTCGTCACTACAATAGGCGTGTACAAAAAGCACTACCCGGAGTATTGTTATGACGAATCCGATAAATTTTTCTGGGGTAGCGCACCGAAGAGGAATGACACTTTTGATGTGATTTTAAGGAAACCCGCAAAGGTACGTAGAATTTTCGTCAGTTCCGGCCTTCCGTCACACAAGGAGGATATTATAAGGTACGCCGAATTAAAAGTGGCAACAGTTTTCAAGAAAATGCTGACAGACAGAAAGGCTGTTTGTTCAGAGTTTAACACAGTGGCTCTTTTTGAAATGGGAAAAGCTGATGCAACGGTCAACACGACATTGCCTAAAGAGAACATTCAGTGTATACGGATAGAATTCATCAAGaagcaatcaaactggttaTTGATTAATGAGATATCGGTTGATATAGAACCTacggaaaattattaa